The DNA region GTGGCGGGCAGAGGCAGCAGTGCCGCTGGCAGAAGGGGTCAAGGTCAAGGTGGTAAAAGTTGACGGAACCCATCTGGTAGTTGAACCATTAGAAGAAAGGAGGCAATGATGCCGGTACTGGTAATCATCGTTTTGATTTTTTTGTTTATCTGGGCGCTTTTAGGTTTGAAGATTGTGCGGCCTTATCAGCGGGGTGCGGTGGAAAGGCTGGGAAAGTATCAACGGATGGTCCAGCCCGGTTTGAATTTTATCATCCCGTTTCTGGAGCGGTTGATAAAGGTTGATATGCGCGAGCAGGTGGTTGATGTGCCACCGCAGGAGGTTATCACCAAGGACAATGCCACGGTGACGGTTGATGCGATTGTTTATTACGAGGTGACAGACCCGGTGAAAGTGCTTTACAATGTCGCCAATTTCCGGCTGGCAACGATTAAACTGGCGCAGACCAATTTGCGCAATGTGATTGGTGATTTGACGCTGGATGAGTCTTTGACCTCCCGGGAAAGAATCAATGCGAAGTTGCGTGATGTGCTGGATGAGGCGACCGATAAATGGGGTGCCAAGGTGACCCGGGTGGAGTTGCAGCGCATTGAGCCGCCGAGCGATGTAACCGAGGCGATGCACCGCCAGATGAAGGCGGAACGCGACCGGCGGGCGGTTGTTCTGGAGGCAGAAGGTATCAGGCAGGCGGCGATTCTTAAGGCAGAGGGTGAAAAACAGGCAAGGATTCTGGAGGCAGAAGGTCAGGCGGGTGCGATTGAGCGGGTTGCCAATGCCGAGAAGTATAAGTTGCTGACCGTGGCCGAGGGTGAGGCGCAGGCGATTGAGCGGGTTTATGCGGCGATTCACAAGGGAAACCCAACAAAAGATTTAATCGCAATTAAGTATTTAGAGGCGCTGGCGAAGATGGCTGAGGGTAAGGCGACGAAGATGTTTATTCCTTACGAGGCGTCCGCGATTATGAGTGCGGTTGCAATGATCGCCGAGGCTTTAAAGGATAAGACCGAGGCGGAGAAGAAGTAGGCGCGGGCGCGGTTGGGTGTAAGGTTTCCCGGTTGCAGTTTCCTTTGCTATGAGTGACTGGGACAAAAAAACAGCGGCGGAGGTTGTTTTTGAACTGGGCTCGGACCCGGAAAAGGGGCTGAGCAAAGAAGAGGCGCAAAACCGGCTCCAGCGATTTGGCAAAAATGTGCTGAAGGAACGGGAGATTCGAAGCCCGTTATCAATTCTTTTATCCCAGTTCACTTCGGTGATGGTGATTATGCTCCTGATTGCCGGAGTGGTGTCGGTATTTTTAGGCGAGACGGTTGATGCGGTGGCGATTTTCGCTATCGTGGTGCTCAATTCAATCCTCGGTTTTGTGCAGGAGTTTCGCGCCGAGAAGGCGCTGCAGGCTTTGAAACGGCTGGCGATGCCTAAGGTCAGGGTGTGCCGTAACGGTGTGGTGGCTGATGCGCCGGCGCAGGATTTAGTGCCCGGTGATATCGTGCTGCTTGAAGCGGGGAGCAACATTCCGGCAGACGGCAGGTTGCTTGAGGCGGTGAACTTACGGGTTCAGGAGGCGGCATTGACCGGCGAATCAGAGCCGGTGGATAAAGAGAGCAAACCGCAGGCGATGGCAGCGCACGGTGCGGTGCCGGATGGGGAACACCGCGCGAAAAATATGGTGTTTATGGGCACGGCGGTGGTTGCGGGTCGGGGTCGGATGGTGGTGACAGAAACGGGGATGAGAACCGAGTTGGGCAAGATTGCGGATATGCTTCAGACAACGAAGCGGGAGCCAACACCGTTACAGAAACGGCTGGAGCGGATGGCAAGAGAACTGGCGATTGCGGTTTTAGTAATTGTTGCCATCGTGTTTATTTTAGGGGTGTTGAGGGGACAGAACTATCGCGAGATGTTTCTCGTGGCGGTGGCGATGGCGGTAGCAGCGGTGCCCGAAGGGTTGCCGGCGGTTGTTACCATCGGTCTGACGCTGGGTGCGCGGCGCATGCTGGGCCGGAATGCGTTGATTAGAAGGTTGAATGCGGTGGAAACGCTGGGTTCGGTTACGGTAATTTGTTCGGACAAGACCGGCACTTTGACTCAGAATCGGATGACGGTGACGGTGCTGGATGTTGCCGGCGAAAAGTGCGACCTGCAGGTGGTACGGGCAAAGGGTGATAAGGTGGAGGGCTGTCACTATCTTTCTCCGACAATGCTACTTCTGGTTGCCGCGGGTGCGTTGTGTAACGATGCTCTGATTGCGGTTGATGCCGGGGAGATGAAGGTTTTGGGCGACCCAACTGAAGGGGCATTGGTTCTGGCAGCAATGGAGTTGGGAATGGAACCCAACCAGTTGCGGCGGCTTTTACCCCGGGTCGGCGAAATCCCCTTTTCTTCTGAACGAAAGCGGATGAGCACCATCCATCAGTTAAAAATTGAAGGTCCGGTTGCGGAAAAGGAGCGGGTGGTTTTTGAAATTTTGAAGACCAGGGATGAGGGAGAGCTGGTTCTCTTCACCAAAGGTGCGGTTGATGTGCTGTTAAAGTTGTGTCGCGGGGTTTATGTCAATGGTGAGGTGGAACCTTTGACCGAAGTCTGGCGGCAACGGATAACTGAAGCCCTGACCAATCTCACCGCCCAGGGAATCCGGGTACTGGGGAGCGCGTTCCGGATGGTTAAAGAGGTTGAGGTTACCGAGACAGGTGGCATAGGCGAGGGGCTGGAAAGCAATTTAATTTTTATCGGGATGAGCGGAATGATTGACCCGGCAAGGCCGGAAGTTAAGGATGCGGTTAAGGTGTGCCGGGAAGCCGGTATTAAACCGGTGATGATTACCGGAGACCATCCTTTGACCGCACTTTTTATTGCCAGTGACATCGGTATTTTGAATCGGGCGGAGCCGAACTGGCAGGAACGCTGTCTTACAGGCGAACAGTTGCGGGAGCTGCCTTTTGAAAGGTTGAAGTCAATTGTCGAACGGGTCGTGGTTTTTGCCCGGGTTGCGCCCGAGGATAAACTGGCGATTGTCAAGGCGCTGCAGGAGAAGGGCGAAGTTGTGGCGATGACCGGTGATGGGGTGAATGATGCCCCGGCGTTGAAGAAGGCGGATATCGGTGTGGCGATGGGTATTACGGGAACCGATGTGGCGAAGGAGGCGGCGGATATGGTGCTCCTCGACGACAACTTTGCGACGATTGTGGCGGCGGTGCGCGAGGGTCGGGCAATCTATGAAAACATCCGCAAGTTTATCCGCTATACATTTGCCTCTAACACCGGTGAGATTGTGGCGATGGTTTTTGCACCCTTTTTCGGGATGCCGTTTCCATTGGGTCCGCTGCAAATACTCTGGGTTAATCTTGTTACCGATGGTTTGCCCGGTCTGGCTTTAGGGGTTGAGCCGCCGGAGCGGGATGTGATGCAGCGGCCGCCCCGACGGTTGAATGAAAGTATATTTGCCCACGGTATGGGCTTTAACATCATCTGGTCGGGAATTTTTTTAGGATTGGTTTCACTGGGTGTCGGCTACTGGGCATTCATCAAGGGCAGGGAGGATTGGCGGACGATGGTGTTCACAATACTTATTATGGGGCAGTTGCTTCACTCTTTGGCGCTAAGGTCGCAGCGCGACTCTTTCTTTAAGATGAAACTGCTGGGGAATCCAGTGCTGATCGGCACATTTTTGCTCACATTTGGGCTGCAACTTCTGGTGATATACAGT from candidate division WOR-3 bacterium includes:
- a CDS encoding SPFH/Band 7/PHB domain protein; translation: MMPVLVIIVLIFLFIWALLGLKIVRPYQRGAVERLGKYQRMVQPGLNFIIPFLERLIKVDMREQVVDVPPQEVITKDNATVTVDAIVYYEVTDPVKVLYNVANFRLATIKLAQTNLRNVIGDLTLDESLTSRERINAKLRDVLDEATDKWGAKVTRVELQRIEPPSDVTEAMHRQMKAERDRRAVVLEAEGIRQAAILKAEGEKQARILEAEGQAGAIERVANAEKYKLLTVAEGEAQAIERVYAAIHKGNPTKDLIAIKYLEALAKMAEGKATKMFIPYEASAIMSAVAMIAEALKDKTEAEKK
- a CDS encoding cation-translocating P-type ATPase C-terminal domain-containing protein — translated: MPFPLGPLQILWVNLVTDGLPGLALGVEPPERDVMQRPPRRLNESIFAHGMGFNIIWSGIFLGLVSLGVGYWAFIKGREDWRTMVFTILIMGQLLHSLALRSQRDSFFKMKLLGNPVLIGTFLLTFGLQLLVIYSPVLQRVFRTQALPISDLIVALLASSVVFFAVEVEKALRRVLNRTAAKQRS